GTTATCGCGACTACCACCTTCATCTCTCACACCAATGAAACTATGTGCTGCCCGTTTTAACGTTTTCTGGACGCTCCGGGGCGGTAAGTTTTTATGTCCCCACGAATATCCCAAGACGGTTGGTGAGCATGGGGCGGGAGATTCCTGAAGTTTTAATAAACAGTGCGATAGGGATCGTGAGGGAGCTTGGGGGCAAGGCCCTAGTCATTCTGGAGGATATCGACCCCGAGAGGCTTCGGGACGCAGGCGTTACCATAGTCATAGTCGGTTCCTCCTTCGACGTTGAGGAGGAGATGGTCAAGCGGGTCTCGATACCCCAGAACCTCGACCTGAACAACATCCTGAACCTCATATCCGCGTTTCTGATAGAACACGACATCCTCGGAGAGGGCGAGTCCTTCGTCTACGTCACCCGGGAGATGATAGGGATAAAGACCGTCAAAAAGAGCATATCCGCCATGAGGGGATTTTTTGCCCAGAATCAGAGCGTGCTCCAGCGGCTGCTTGAGATAACCATAGAACTGAGCGTGGAAGGCCGCGAGGGAACGCCCGTTGGGACGATATTCGTCATCGGCGACACCAGGCGCGTTCTCAGGCACTCCCATCAGCTCATCCCGAACCCGTTCAAGGGGCACAGAGTCAACGTTCTGGACAGGGACAGCAAGGAGATAATCAAGGAGTTCGCCCAGCTGGACGGGGCGTTTATAGTCCGCGACGACGGCAGGATTGCGGCCGCCGGCCGCTACCTGGAGGTCGAGCCAAAGGTCATAGACCTCATGCTTCCACCGGGCCTGGGGAGCAGACACATAGCGGCCGCGGGAATAACGAAGCTCACCAAGGCGATGGCAATAAGCCTCTCCGAGAGCGGCACGATAAGGATATTCAAAAACGGCCTCATGCTCCTGGAGTACAACCCGAGGATAAGGTACTGATTCGTTCCCATCACACTAATTCTTAATCTTTTCCGGATTTCCGGCCCGGTCATGCAGTTTTGTCCGAAACAAGCCCCGTATGTGCCCCTGAATCCCATTCTAGCGGTTCCAGAAATGTAAAATTTGGTAATCCCTACGTTTTTTGAATATAACGAATTTTCTTCGAATTTCGGGGCGGGACATTAGAACGCCGGCTGGAACCGTTATACCGTCCCCGGCAATAGGGTGCCGTGATGCGTTTTTTACCCGCATTCACCCCGCGGTGGCCGCTGCTTGGGGGTGGAATTGGGGGACCCAAAGGGGGCTTTCTGCAAAAAGGTTTTATAGAGAAGCATCCATTAAACCCCATTAGAGGAACGGGGCAAAAAACTGCCCTGTTGCAATAAGACTCTGGGAGAATTGAAACACCCAGCCGTCCCCCACCTGGGCCTTCTTCCACCAAAGTTGCAATAAGACTCCATGAGAATTGAAACGTCATAAGGTAGTTGCTGAAGGCCATGTAAGCGATTGCGTTGCAATAAGACCCCCAGAGAATTGGGAAACAAAATCAAAGGAAAGTCACTCCCATTCTCCCATGTCGAAGGGATACTTCGTCTTCAGCACTGCTATCGTCATCAGTCCCGCGCCTATGTACTCCATTATGATGTCCCTAATCTTGTCGTATATCGGGCTTATCACGGCCATATCCTTCTGCTCGAGTTGGGGTAGAACTTCCTGACGGAGAGGGCGAACAGCAGGACGATCAGGGCGAATATCGAGGTTCTGAGCTGGGTGTCGCTGTTGTGCACTATGGCGTTGACAAAGTCCAGAAAAACCACGAATATTGCCAGCGCCAGTACGACATCCTCCCCACAGCTCAGCTTTCTCTTTTCGTAGAACTCCGACATGCTCTCACATATCCGAATAGTAGAATATTCAGAATAAAAACATATTGCCCGATATCCAAAACGAAAAGTGGGGAAAGGAAACTCAGAAGAGCCACTGGTTCTCTATGCACTCGTCACAGGGCGGCTTTTCTCCCGCTATGGCCTTGAATTTGGTGTAGATACACTCCGGCAGGCCGAGCGGGCAGCGGTCCGGGGTGACGCCGGGCCTGACCTTGGTCGGGTCGAGCTTTATCTTGATGTATGCCTCGTACTCCTCGACCTTCTTCCACGGCAGCACCTTGGCCCCGTAGATGACAAGGTTGTCGTAAATCTTGGCGTAGTCGCCGACGACCGCGGTCTCCTTGAGTATGACGTTCTTTCCGACGACGACGCCCTCTCCGAGGATGCTGTCCTTTATCTCGGAGCGCTCCCTAACGATGTCGTTGCCTATGAGTATGGCGCGCTTGAAGTAGGCCCTGTCCTCAACAACGGTGTTCGGGCCTATGTACGTGTAGGCCTTTATCTTGACGCCGTGGCCTATCTTAACCCCTTCGTCGATGTAAACCGGCCCCTGTATCTCAACGTCCTCGGGGACTTCGGCACCCTCTTTGATGACGAAATAGCCGTTCTCCTTGGCTATCTCATCCATCGCAACCTGGTGGGCGTAGAAGAGGTCGTCCGGGGTTCCGAGGTCAATCCAGTAGTATCCGCGCGATATTTTGTGGGCGTAAACAAGTCCTCTGGCCACGTACTTCGGGAGAACCTCGCGCTCGAAGTAGACCTCCTTGTTCTTCGGAATCTCCTCCAGAACTTTCTTGTTAACCATGTAGATGCCCGCATCGACGAGGTTGGTGCGGGGCCTGTGGGGCTTCTCCTCGAAGTGGGTGACCTGGTTTCCGTCGTCCAGCTCGACGACTCCGTACTTCTCCGGGTCATAGACCTTGGTAACCGCGACTGTTATGAGGCCGTCG
The nucleotide sequence above comes from Thermococcus celericrescens. Encoded proteins:
- a CDS encoding DNA integrity scanning protein DisA nucleotide-binding domain protein, which translates into the protein MGREIPEVLINSAIGIVRELGGKALVILEDIDPERLRDAGVTIVIVGSSFDVEEEMVKRVSIPQNLDLNNILNLISAFLIEHDILGEGESFVYVTREMIGIKTVKKSISAMRGFFAQNQSVLQRLLEITIELSVEGREGTPVGTIFVIGDTRRVLRHSHQLIPNPFKGHRVNVLDRDSKEIIKEFAQLDGAFIVRDDGRIAAAGRYLEVEPKVIDLMLPPGLGSRHIAAAGITKLTKAMAISLSESGTIRIFKNGLMLLEYNPRIRY
- a CDS encoding sugar phosphate nucleotidyltransferase: MKAVILAGGFGTRLRPLSSTRPKPMIPVLGKPNLQYLLESLEKIQEIDEIILSVHYMRGEIREFIDEKMADYPKTIRFVNDPMPLETGGALKNVEDYVDGDFLVIYGDVFTNFDFKELIKAHKENDGLITVAVTKVYDPEKYGVVELDDGNQVTHFEEKPHRPRTNLVDAGIYMVNKKVLEEIPKNKEVYFEREVLPKYVARGLVYAHKISRGYYWIDLGTPDDLFYAHQVAMDEIAKENGYFVIKEGAEVPEDVEIQGPVYIDEGVKIGHGVKIKAYTYIGPNTVVEDRAYFKRAILIGNDIVRERSEIKDSILGEGVVVGKNVILKETAVVGDYAKIYDNLVIYGAKVLPWKKVEEYEAYIKIKLDPTKVRPGVTPDRCPLGLPECIYTKFKAIAGEKPPCDECIENQWLF